GTTGCATGAAGGTGGTGGAGACGACCAGGAAAATGACAATCACCAGAAGCACATCAATCAAGGGAATCAGATTGATGTCAGGGGCTTCTGATGGTGCGATCCGCTTGATTCTCACAATCGACCTCAGCCCGGTTTGCGGCTGTTGACCGCTTGTTTGAGCAAATCCTCAAAGGGCTCAAGGGATTTGCCCATGGTTTCCAGAAGGTTGTTGATCCTGATTTTGAACAGGCGGTAGGCTACCAGTGCCGGAATGGCAACAATCAGTCCAAATGCGGTGTTGTAAAGTGCGACAGCGATACCGGCTGCAATGGCTTCTGGAGTTTGCGCGCCCGAACCTTGAACAGCAAAAATCTCGATCATTCCGATGACCGTACCTAACAGACCCATCAAAGGCGCTGCACTGGCAATCATCGACAGCACGTCCAGGTGTTTTTCCAGCCTGTTCTGCACGCCAATTGATTTTTCCTGCATAGCCGCTTCGATGTCTTCATTTTTGTAGAACGCAGACAGGCCAGCAGCCATCAGGCTGCCCAGCGCGCTGTGTGCTTCAAGCCGTGCCAAGTTCTGCCGGTCCTTAAACTGTGGCAGTGTTTTGCACACATCGGCAACCAGGCTGGCCGGAATCAATTCTTTCTTTCGCAAGGCCCAAATGCGCTCAAATACGATCGCCAGCGCAACAATCGAGCCAAAAATCAGGGGCCAAATTGGCCAGCCCGCCGCGGAAATGATTGACCACACAAGTAGACTCCTATTCGATAAGACACGGACTCTAGCGAAAAAAGCGGCAATACACAAATCAGTGCTTTCGCTGTGCACTCACAATTGTGGATAACTTTGGGGAAAAACTCCTCAAATTTTCGAAAAATCCGGGCGTTGGGTGAACAATGAACTTTTTGTGGCATGTCTTGGTGCGTTTTTATTGTTTTTTATCAATGGTTTATTTGTAATTCGTTGTGTTTCAGACATATTGCATCCGAAGTCGCTTTTTGTTAGCACTTGTGGAAATGTTTTTAAAAATTTGTCAAATCAGGTCTTAAATGGTTGACTTCAAAACAGTTTTTTCAGTTAGCCAGTTTGCAAGGCACTTGAATGATCATTTCCGAACGGAGTTCGGGGCTATTCGAATTCAGGGCGAAGTGGCGTCATTCACCAGGGCCTCATCAGGTCACTGGTACTTTGGATTGAAAGACAGTACAGCCCAGTTGAAAGCCGTGATGTTTCGCCAGCGCAATATATTGGCCGGTTTTTTGCCCGCAGTGGGCGACAAGGTTGAAGTGCTTGCCCAACTGGCCATGTACGAGCAGCGTGGTGAACTGCAGCTGATTGTCGATGTGATGAAGAAGGCCGGGCAGGGCAACCTGCACGAGCAGTACCTCCAATTGAAGGCCAAGTTAAGCCAGGAAGGGCTTTTCGACCTGAACCGAAAAAAACCGGTTCCAACCGTGGTTTTTAATCTGGGTGTGGTGACATCCTTGCAGGCCGCGGCGCTGGCTGATGTCAAGCAGGCCCTGGCTCGCCGTGCGCCTCATGTGAAATACACCGTTTACCACACGGCTGTTCAAGGTGAGCAGGCGGCAGCCCAAATTATTGACGCACTTCAAAAGGCAGACGCCGCCGGGCACGAGGTGCTCATACTTTGCCGTGGCGGTGGCAGCCTGGAAGACCTGTGGAGTTTTAACATTGAGGCCGTGGTGCGCGCGGTGGCCGCCTGTAAAACACCCGTTGTGGTCGGTGTCGGCCACGAATCGGATGTCACGTTGGCCGAATTCGCCGCAGATCTTCGGGCGGCAACTCCCACTGCGGCTGCGGAGCTGATCAGCAAGCCAACCCAGGAACTTCTGACCCAAGTGCACAACCTGCACAGCAATTTGCGCCGAGCTTTGCGCCACCGGGCACAATTGTTGGTGCAGCAGCTGGATCGCGCCGAAATGCGCCTATTGACCCCGACCGCCTACGTGAATGCACTGGAGTCAAAAATCCACAACGCCTTGACTCGAATGCCCCGCTTGGTTCAGCG
The nucleotide sequence above comes from Limnobacter thiooxidans. Encoded proteins:
- the xseA gene encoding exodeoxyribonuclease VII large subunit, whose product is MVDFKTVFSVSQFARHLNDHFRTEFGAIRIQGEVASFTRASSGHWYFGLKDSTAQLKAVMFRQRNILAGFLPAVGDKVEVLAQLAMYEQRGELQLIVDVMKKAGQGNLHEQYLQLKAKLSQEGLFDLNRKKPVPTVVFNLGVVTSLQAAALADVKQALARRAPHVKYTVYHTAVQGEQAAAQIIDALQKADAAGHEVLILCRGGGSLEDLWSFNIEAVVRAVAACKTPVVVGVGHESDVTLAEFAADLRAATPTAAAELISKPTQELLTQVHNLHSNLRRALRHRAQLLVQQLDRAEMRLLTPTAYVNALESKIHNALTRMPRLVQRQLQQHEAAVSNRGQSLTLEMRKAQALANQRSESAAAAIRMAQNRQLTAMESRLQRLGAVVEAVSPQRTLERGYAFLQPEVGDEVVRSVEQVKNGDNLRATLADGEIVLNVLEKTSLRGPSAKRKENSR
- a CDS encoding MotA/TolQ/ExbB proton channel family protein, which gives rise to MWSIISAAGWPIWPLIFGSIVALAIVFERIWALRKKELIPASLVADVCKTLPQFKDRQNLARLEAHSALGSLMAAGLSAFYKNEDIEAAMQEKSIGVQNRLEKHLDVLSMIASAAPLMGLLGTVIGMIEIFAVQGSGAQTPEAIAAGIAVALYNTAFGLIVAIPALVAYRLFKIRINNLLETMGKSLEPFEDLLKQAVNSRKPG